From a single Mycolicibacterium moriokaense genomic region:
- a CDS encoding acyl-CoA carboxylase subunit beta yields the protein MTVLTSEVDTTSETFLANHQVQSAAVAALEEQLALVAAGGGERYVKRHHERGRMLARERIELLIDRDAPFMELSALAAWGTEFNVGAAIVTGVGVICGVECMVIAHDPTVRGGTMNPYTLRKNLRALEIARVNRLPVVNLVESGGADLPTQSELFVHAGKIFHDLTELSSMGIPTISLVFGNSTAGGAYVPGMCDYAVLVDKQAKVFLGGPPLVKMATGEEADDEGLGGADMHTRVSGLGDYFAVDEVDAIRIGRDIVAHLNWRKLGPGPTLPIDEPLYDQEELLGIASGDSRVPFDPREVIARIVDGSRFSEYKPRWGTSLATGWSSIHGFPVGILANTRGVLFSEESKKATEFILLANQTDTPLIFLQNVTGFMVGTEYEQGGIIKDGAKMINAVTNSTVPHITINMGGSFGAGNYGMSGRAYDPRFMFSWVNAKLAVMGAAQLAGVLSIVGKAAAAAAGRPFDHEADAERTAQIEAQIERESHSFFVSARIYDDGVIDPRDTRSVLGMALSAAHSNVIEGRRGYGVFRM from the coding sequence ATGACCGTCCTGACCTCGGAGGTCGACACCACCTCCGAAACGTTCCTTGCCAACCATCAGGTCCAGTCGGCGGCCGTCGCCGCACTCGAGGAGCAGCTGGCTCTCGTGGCAGCCGGCGGCGGGGAACGATACGTAAAGCGTCACCACGAACGCGGGCGCATGCTTGCCCGCGAACGTATCGAGCTCCTCATCGATCGCGACGCGCCGTTCATGGAGTTGTCCGCGCTCGCCGCCTGGGGCACCGAATTCAATGTGGGCGCCGCCATTGTCACGGGTGTCGGCGTCATCTGCGGGGTCGAGTGCATGGTCATCGCGCACGATCCCACCGTGCGCGGCGGCACGATGAATCCCTACACGCTGCGAAAGAATCTGCGTGCCCTGGAGATTGCACGAGTCAATCGACTGCCGGTCGTGAACCTCGTCGAGTCCGGAGGCGCCGACCTACCGACCCAGTCAGAGCTCTTCGTCCACGCGGGCAAGATCTTTCACGATCTGACCGAGCTGTCGTCCATGGGAATCCCGACCATCTCTCTCGTCTTCGGGAACTCGACCGCCGGAGGTGCCTACGTCCCAGGGATGTGTGACTACGCGGTCCTCGTCGACAAACAAGCGAAGGTGTTTCTCGGCGGACCCCCCTTGGTGAAGATGGCCACCGGTGAAGAAGCCGACGACGAAGGCCTCGGCGGCGCCGATATGCACACCCGGGTTTCCGGTCTGGGTGATTACTTCGCTGTCGACGAGGTCGACGCCATCCGCATCGGTCGCGACATCGTCGCTCATCTCAACTGGCGCAAGCTCGGTCCCGGACCGACCCTGCCGATCGACGAGCCGCTCTACGACCAGGAAGAACTGCTCGGCATCGCCTCGGGAGACTCCCGCGTCCCGTTCGATCCCCGCGAGGTCATCGCACGAATCGTCGACGGTTCACGCTTCTCGGAATACAAGCCGCGATGGGGCACCAGTCTGGCCACGGGGTGGTCCTCCATTCACGGCTTCCCCGTCGGCATCCTCGCCAACACTCGCGGCGTGCTTTTCAGCGAAGAGTCCAAGAAGGCCACCGAGTTCATCCTGCTGGCCAACCAGACCGACACGCCGCTGATCTTCCTACAGAACGTCACGGGCTTCATGGTCGGTACCGAATACGAACAGGGCGGCATCATCAAGGACGGCGCCAAGATGATCAATGCGGTCACCAACAGCACCGTCCCCCACATCACCATCAACATGGGCGGCTCGTTCGGCGCTGGGAACTACGGAATGTCCGGGCGCGCATACGATCCGCGCTTCATGTTCAGCTGGGTCAACGCCAAGTTGGCGGTGATGGGGGCAGCTCAACTCGCGGGTGTCCTGTCGATCGTCGGCAAGGCGGCGGCCGCCGCAGCCGGTCGCCCCTTCGACCATGAGGCCGATGCCGAGCGCACCGCGCAGATCGAGGCTCAGATCGAGCGTGAGTCACATTCGTTCTTCGTCTCCGCCCGAATCTACGACGATGGCGTCATCGACCCGAGGGACACCCGGTCCGTGCTCGGAATGGCGCTCTCTGCAGCACATTCCAATGTCATCGAAGGCCGCCGTGGCTACGGCGTGTTCAGGATGTGA
- a CDS encoding acetyl/propionyl/methylcrotonyl-CoA carboxylase subunit alpha, with translation MFNKLLIANRGEIASRIIRTARAMDISTVAVYSDADRDAPYVAQADESVHLPGTAPADTYLRGDLILAAAQRTGAEAIHPGYGFLSENAGFATACAEAGVVFVGPSPAAITAMGSKIAAKDMMRAAGVPVLPGVTVDSDRDGDPDRLRSAATAIGFPALVKAAFGGGGRGMRIVRSESELVEAVSSARREAASAFGDGTVFLEKFVESPRHIEVQIFGDTHGTVVHLGERECSIQRRYQKIIEEAPSTAVDDALRDELGRAAVAAGKALDYEGAGTVEFVMAPDGTFYFLEVNTRLQVEHPVTELVTGVDLVRAQLLVASGAPLPEEMLHTAPRGHAIEVRLYAEDVAAGFIPVSGTLTTLEFPEFDGIRVDAGFTSGSTVSTFYDPMLAKVIGYGDTRADACSRLARALTETRVHGVTTNRDLLVGILREPEFLAGSIDTGYLDRHDPAGLMNGEDDVTQRTHALIAALAAQAGRRSGTAVLPAMPSGWRTLVSQPQSAIFTAGEERFEVGYRFGRSSLSAAVGDWTPQVRIISASASQVDAEIEGVRRRYRVTVAGTTHYVDSSLGCSVFSEVDRFPDPSAMQEAGSLLAPMPGSVVRIEVGEGAEVAAGTAIVVLEAMKMEHTVRTPADGIVTSIAVDVGHQVESGQVLAVVSDGQS, from the coding sequence GTGTTCAACAAACTGCTGATCGCCAACCGTGGCGAGATCGCGTCACGGATCATCCGGACGGCACGCGCCATGGATATCTCCACCGTGGCGGTGTACTCCGATGCAGACCGTGATGCCCCCTACGTCGCGCAGGCCGATGAGTCGGTCCACCTTCCAGGGACGGCTCCGGCGGACACGTACCTTCGCGGAGATCTGATCCTGGCCGCGGCACAGCGCACCGGTGCGGAAGCGATTCACCCGGGTTACGGATTTCTCTCCGAGAACGCGGGATTCGCCACCGCCTGCGCCGAAGCCGGGGTCGTCTTCGTCGGCCCCAGTCCGGCAGCGATCACCGCGATGGGTTCGAAGATTGCCGCTAAGGACATGATGCGGGCAGCGGGGGTGCCCGTGCTGCCCGGCGTGACAGTCGACTCCGATCGGGACGGCGACCCGGACCGGTTGCGCTCAGCCGCCACTGCCATCGGGTTCCCCGCCCTCGTCAAGGCGGCGTTCGGCGGCGGTGGACGCGGCATGCGCATAGTCCGGTCCGAAAGCGAACTCGTGGAAGCGGTCTCGAGCGCTCGACGCGAAGCAGCATCGGCTTTCGGCGATGGAACGGTGTTTCTGGAGAAGTTCGTCGAGTCCCCCCGGCACATCGAGGTGCAGATTTTCGGGGACACGCACGGCACCGTTGTTCATCTCGGTGAGCGGGAGTGCTCCATTCAGCGCCGCTACCAGAAGATCATCGAGGAAGCGCCTTCGACCGCCGTGGACGACGCGTTGCGGGACGAGCTGGGGCGCGCCGCCGTCGCGGCGGGCAAGGCACTGGATTACGAAGGTGCGGGCACCGTGGAGTTCGTCATGGCGCCCGACGGCACGTTCTATTTCCTCGAGGTCAACACCCGTCTGCAGGTCGAGCATCCGGTAACCGAACTGGTGACCGGAGTCGACTTGGTTCGCGCTCAACTTCTCGTCGCGAGTGGTGCCCCGCTACCGGAGGAAATGCTGCACACCGCCCCTCGAGGCCACGCCATCGAAGTTCGCCTGTACGCCGAAGACGTTGCAGCCGGCTTTATTCCGGTATCGGGCACGTTGACGACACTGGAGTTTCCCGAGTTCGACGGCATTCGCGTGGACGCCGGCTTCACTTCGGGTAGCACAGTCAGCACCTTCTACGATCCGATGCTCGCCAAAGTGATCGGATACGGCGACACCCGCGCCGATGCGTGCAGTCGGCTAGCTCGTGCGCTCACCGAAACTCGTGTGCACGGTGTCACCACGAACCGAGACCTCCTCGTGGGTATCCTGCGCGAGCCGGAATTCCTTGCGGGGTCCATCGACACCGGATATCTGGACCGCCACGACCCGGCAGGGTTGATGAACGGCGAAGACGACGTCACTCAACGAACACATGCCCTGATAGCGGCCTTGGCAGCGCAGGCCGGCCGACGTTCCGGCACGGCGGTCCTCCCGGCGATGCCGTCAGGGTGGCGGACCCTGGTCAGCCAACCCCAGTCCGCGATCTTCACCGCCGGCGAGGAGCGCTTTGAAGTCGGCTACCGGTTCGGTCGTTCATCGCTGTCCGCGGCGGTCGGCGACTGGACCCCGCAGGTGCGGATCATTTCCGCATCAGCGTCACAGGTTGACGCGGAGATCGAGGGTGTGCGTCGTCGCTACCGCGTAACAGTCGCGGGCACAACCCATTACGTGGACAGTTCGCTGGGCTGTTCTGTCTTCAGCGAGGTGGACCGGTTCCCCGACCCCAGCGCTATGCAGGAGGCCGGGTCCCTGTTGGCTCCCATGCCCGGATCCGTTGTGCGCATCGAGGTTGGCGAAGGCGCAGAGGTTGCCGCCGGGACGGCGATCGTGGTGCTGGAGGCCATGAAAATGGAGCACACGGTGCGGACACCCGCCGACGGCATCGTCACGTCGATCGCCGTCGACGTCGGCCATCAGGTGGAATCGGGACAGGTGCTCGCCGTGGTGTCGGACGGGCAATCGTGA
- a CDS encoding enoyl-CoA hydratase/isomerase family protein encodes MSVTYEVRNGVAWLTINRPEARNSLNKAVRDGLFDGVRRFNDDDNARVLVLTGAGEKAFCAGGDLKEMSEQKLTIPPVDFVPQFGRNITVEKPTIAAVNGVAFAGGFLLAQTCDLCVASTTATFGITEVKVGRGSPWAAPLPLMIPRRIVMELVLTGAPLSADRAYQIGLVNRLVDPADLVDVTQALAEEIAANAPLSVAAGKATVSLTAEHPLSEAFDLAENIWEPVYLSADAQEGMQAFKEKRRPVWKGV; translated from the coding sequence GTGAGCGTCACATACGAGGTCCGCAACGGCGTCGCGTGGCTGACGATCAACCGACCCGAGGCCCGCAACAGCCTCAACAAGGCCGTGCGCGACGGCTTGTTCGACGGTGTTCGCCGGTTCAACGATGACGACAACGCGCGTGTCCTCGTTCTGACGGGGGCTGGTGAGAAAGCATTCTGCGCCGGCGGTGATCTCAAGGAGATGTCCGAGCAGAAGTTGACCATTCCGCCAGTCGATTTCGTCCCCCAGTTCGGACGCAACATCACCGTCGAGAAGCCCACCATCGCCGCAGTCAACGGGGTCGCGTTCGCCGGCGGGTTCCTGCTTGCCCAGACCTGCGATCTCTGCGTCGCCAGCACCACCGCGACGTTCGGCATCACCGAGGTCAAGGTGGGCCGCGGATCACCCTGGGCTGCCCCGCTTCCGTTGATGATTCCCCGTCGAATTGTGATGGAGCTCGTCTTGACCGGGGCGCCGTTGAGCGCAGATCGCGCGTATCAAATCGGACTGGTCAATCGCCTGGTCGACCCCGCCGACCTCGTTGATGTCACCCAGGCTCTCGCCGAGGAGATCGCTGCCAACGCTCCGTTGTCGGTCGCGGCCGGTAAGGCGACCGTGTCACTGACGGCCGAACATCCGCTGAGCGAGGCCTTCGATCTGGCCGAGAACATCTGGGAGCCGGTGTATCTCAGCGCTGACGCCCAGGAGGGCATGCAGGCGTTCAAGGAGAAGCGGCGGCCTGTCTGGAAAGGGGTGTGA
- a CDS encoding TIGR03084 family metal-binding protein: MALDYAMLIDDLRLESKHLIDQLSQLSFHEWGLGTPAKGWTIQDQVTHLAFFDDAALLALRSPTEFRTFADGLMAEGMDFPDRIAENHRILTPEAMLGWLRDSRAELLSQLAELDPKSRMPWFGPEMSAASCATARLMETWAHGRDIYEALGVAHPPSTGLRSIAHLGVATFAFSHQLHGLQVPTEPVHVALKAPDEGQWTWGPCDSANRVCGTAEDFVLVVTQRRHYSETALVIEGPVARTWMEVAQAFAGAPSRRQPAEAR; encoded by the coding sequence ATGGCGCTCGACTACGCCATGCTGATCGACGATCTACGCCTGGAATCAAAGCACCTGATCGACCAGTTGTCGCAGCTGTCCTTCCACGAGTGGGGACTGGGCACTCCGGCGAAGGGCTGGACGATCCAGGATCAGGTGACGCACTTGGCGTTCTTCGACGACGCGGCACTGTTGGCGCTTCGAAGCCCCACCGAGTTTCGGACGTTCGCCGATGGCCTGATGGCCGAGGGCATGGACTTTCCCGACCGCATCGCCGAGAACCACCGGATTCTGACACCGGAGGCCATGCTGGGCTGGCTGCGAGACTCCCGCGCAGAACTGCTCAGTCAGCTCGCCGAATTGGACCCTAAATCCAGAATGCCGTGGTTCGGGCCCGAGATGAGTGCCGCGTCCTGTGCCACGGCGCGACTCATGGAGACCTGGGCGCACGGCAGAGACATCTACGAGGCTCTCGGCGTCGCTCACCCGCCCAGCACCGGATTGCGCAGCATCGCCCACCTCGGTGTCGCCACCTTCGCGTTCTCCCACCAACTGCATGGCCTCCAGGTACCAACCGAGCCGGTGCATGTCGCACTCAAAGCTCCCGACGAAGGCCAATGGACCTGGGGGCCTTGCGACAGTGCGAACCGGGTGTGCGGCACTGCCGAGGACTTTGTCCTTGTCGTGACGCAACGCCGCCATTACAGCGAGACCGCCCTCGTCATCGAAGGTCCGGTGGCACGAACCTGGATGGAAGTGGCCCAGGCCTTCGCCGGCGCCCCGAGCCGCCGCCAACCCGCGGAGGCGCGATGA
- a CDS encoding acyclic terpene utilization AtuA family protein — MSTRPVRIANASGFYGDRLSAMRAVVDGGDIDVITGDYLAELTMLILWKARQKNPETGYARTFLTQFQQVAADCAERGIKIVVNAGGLNPAGMAAEVRRLAAAANVELKVAHVEGDDIMPRLDALRSDGHPFAHLDTGVALADAGVAPVTANAYLGGFGIAAALRRGADVVITGRVTDAALVVGVGAWWHGWEPTDYDALAGAVAAGHIIECGPQATGGNYSQFAEVTDRRYPGSPIAELAADGSFVITKHPGTGGLVSPGTVIAQLLYEVGAPAYANPDVVAHFDSLSIVPESPDRVRVSGTRGTPPPPTLKVAMNYIGGFRNTMTMVLTGLEIEDKAAWAVDELFELLGGQGAFDDVDVQLLRYDKPDPTCLADATAHLRITVKDSDRAKVDRAFSNAVVELALAGYPGFHTTTPPTSASEFGIYWPTVVPASAVQHVVVHANGEREVIPPPAYSSASHDRQVTVSDEIADFGPTSRRPLGAVVAARSGDKGGNANVGVWTDSPERWHWLRTHLTAERVRQLIPEIGDLPVRRYEFPNLQALNFVLVGYLGQGVASCTKTDPQAKGLGEYLRAMHTEIPDKLVH, encoded by the coding sequence ATGAGCACGCGGCCAGTGCGGATCGCAAACGCGTCAGGGTTTTACGGTGACCGCCTCTCCGCCATGCGCGCCGTCGTCGACGGGGGCGACATCGACGTCATCACCGGCGACTATCTCGCCGAACTCACCATGCTCATCCTGTGGAAGGCGCGACAGAAGAACCCCGAAACCGGCTATGCACGAACCTTTCTGACACAGTTCCAGCAGGTCGCGGCCGACTGCGCGGAACGCGGAATCAAGATCGTGGTCAACGCCGGTGGCCTCAATCCCGCCGGGATGGCCGCCGAAGTCCGACGGCTCGCGGCGGCTGCCAACGTCGAGCTGAAGGTCGCCCACGTCGAAGGCGACGACATCATGCCTCGGCTGGATGCCCTACGCAGCGACGGCCACCCGTTCGCCCACCTCGACACCGGAGTCGCGCTGGCCGACGCCGGTGTCGCCCCTGTCACCGCTAACGCCTACCTGGGCGGGTTCGGGATCGCCGCGGCGCTGCGTCGCGGAGCCGACGTGGTCATCACCGGCCGGGTGACCGACGCCGCGCTCGTCGTCGGTGTTGGTGCGTGGTGGCATGGTTGGGAGCCAACCGATTACGACGCGCTGGCCGGTGCAGTCGCCGCGGGGCACATCATCGAATGCGGGCCGCAGGCCACCGGGGGCAACTACTCCCAATTCGCCGAAGTGACCGACCGGCGCTATCCCGGCTCGCCGATCGCTGAACTGGCGGCGGACGGCAGCTTCGTCATCACCAAGCACCCCGGCACCGGTGGCCTCGTCTCCCCCGGGACCGTGATAGCGCAGCTGCTCTACGAGGTCGGCGCGCCGGCCTACGCCAATCCCGATGTCGTCGCACACTTCGACAGCTTGTCCATCGTGCCCGAGAGCCCTGACCGCGTCCGAGTGTCGGGGACCCGCGGCACGCCGCCACCACCGACGCTGAAGGTGGCGATGAACTACATCGGTGGGTTCCGCAACACCATGACCATGGTTTTGACGGGCCTCGAAATCGAGGACAAAGCGGCGTGGGCAGTCGATGAGCTCTTCGAACTGCTCGGCGGGCAAGGCGCTTTCGACGATGTCGACGTCCAACTCCTCCGCTACGACAAGCCCGACCCGACATGTCTTGCCGATGCCACCGCTCATCTGCGGATCACCGTGAAAGACAGCGATCGCGCCAAGGTCGACCGCGCATTCTCCAATGCGGTGGTCGAGTTGGCTCTAGCGGGATATCCCGGCTTCCACACCACCACCCCGCCGACGTCGGCCAGCGAGTTCGGGATCTATTGGCCCACCGTCGTGCCCGCCTCGGCGGTTCAACATGTCGTCGTACACGCCAACGGAGAGCGCGAGGTGATCCCGCCTCCCGCGTACAGCAGTGCGTCGCACGATCGGCAGGTGACCGTCAGCGATGAGATCGCCGACTTCGGACCGACCAGTCGCCGTCCGCTCGGGGCAGTCGTCGCGGCGCGGTCAGGCGATAAGGGCGGCAATGCCAACGTCGGAGTCTGGACCGACAGTCCCGAGCGATGGCATTGGCTGCGAACCCATCTGACCGCGGAACGGGTCCGCCAGCTGATCCCTGAGATCGGCGACCTACCGGTCCGACGTTACGAATTCCCGAATCTGCAAGCGTTGAACTTCGTGCTCGTCGGCTACCTCGGCCAAGGGGTTGCCTCCTGCACAAAGACCGATCCGCAAGCCAAGGGTCTCGGCGAGTACTTGCGTGCCATGCACACCGAGATCCCCGACAAGTTGGTGCA